A single genomic interval of Anopheles cruzii unplaced genomic scaffold, idAnoCruzAS_RS32_06 scaffold02349_ctg1, whole genome shotgun sequence harbors:
- the LOC128276750 gene encoding fibrinogen-like protein A, producing AQSGAYMIQANDESNKFLARCQQDMIGIGIWLVIQRRFDGSLDFYRNWTEYRDGFGDIEDEFWIGLERIHQLTSGRPHELMVELRDFKGNYKFALFDAFEIGSEAEQYNLKTLGAYRGTAGDSLSYNKNMKFSTYDRDNDDYGPLNCVAFHEGAWWYNVCSNSNLNGPYKNIVDHRSMFWYYFSGSNEGLSFSRMMIRPK from the coding sequence GCACAGTCCGGGGCATATATGATCCAGGCGAACGATGAAAGCAACAAATTTCTGGCTCGCTGTCAGCAGGATATGATCGGTATAGGCATctggttggtgatacagcGCCGATTCGACGGATCGCTGGACTTTTATCGCAACTGGACCGAGTATCGGGATGGTTTTGGTGACATTGAGGATGAGTTCTGGATCGGACTGGAACGAATACATCAGCTGACATCGGGGCGACCCCATGAactgatggttgagctgagagactttaaggggaattataaatttgcacTCTTCGATGCATTCGAGATCGGCAGTGAAGCCGAACAATACAATCTGAAAACCCTTGGAGCGTACCGCGGAACTGCAGGCGATTCCTTGTCATATAacaagaatatgaaattctcAACGTACGATCGTGATAATGACGATTATGGTCCCCTAAATTGTGTTGCATTTCATGAAGGTGCCTGGTGGTACAACGTCTGCTCGAACTCCAATTTGAACGGGCCATACAAGAACATAGTAGATCATAGATCGATGTTCTGGTACTACTTCAGCGGTTCCAATGAAGGACTGAgcttttcaagaatgatgatcCGACCAAAATAA